One part of the Phragmites australis chromosome 3, lpPhrAust1.1, whole genome shotgun sequence genome encodes these proteins:
- the LOC133911712 gene encoding omega-amidase, chloroplastic-like, with amino-acid sequence MAAYFRPEAARSPPALELPTPLLSKFKVALCQLSVTADKVRNIAHARAAIEAAAADGAKLVLLPEIWNGPYSNDSFPEYAEDIEAGGNAAPSFSMMSEVARSMQITLVGGSIAEYSGSNLYNTCCVFGSDGKLKGKHRKIHLFDIDIPGKITFKESKTLTAGQNPTVVDTDVGRIGIGICYDIRFQELAMLYAARGAHLICYPGAFNMTTGPLHWELLQRTRAADNQLFVATCAPARDTSAGYVAWGHSTLVGPFGEVIATTEHEEATIIAEIDYSLIEQRRQFLPLQSQRRGDLYQLVDVQMLGSQ; translated from the exons ATGGCTGCCTACTTCCGCCCGGAGGCCGCGCGCTCTCCTCCGGCCCTCGAGCTCCCGACGCCGCTGCTCTCCAAG TTCAAGGTGGCGCTGTGCCAGCTCTCGGTGACGGCGGACAAGGTTCGCAATATTGCGCACGCGCGTGCAGCCATCGAggcggccgccgccgacggCGCCAAGCTCGTGCTCCTCCCC GAGATTTGGAACGGCCCATATTCAAATGACAGCTTTCCAGAGTACGCTGAGGACATTGAAGCTGGCGGCAATGCAGCTCCTTCATTTTCAATGATGTCAGAGGTTGCTCGCAGCATGCAAATTACCCTTGTTGGTGGGTCCATAGCTGAATATTCTGGTAGCAACTTGTACAATACATGCTGCGTCTTTGGTTCGGATGGCAAGCTTAAGGGTAAACATAGAAAG ATCCATCTTTTCGACATTGATATTCCTGGAAAGATTACATTCAAGGAATCAAAGACTCTTACTGCTGGGCAGAATCCTACTGTTGTAGATACAG atGTTGGGCGAATTGGCATAGGTATATGCTATGACATCCGTTTCCAGGAATTAGCAATGTTGTATGCTGCAAGAG GTGCCCATTTGATATGCTATCCTGGTGCATTCAACATGACTACTGGGCCATTGCATTGGGAGTTGCTGCAAAGGACAAG GGCCGCAGACAACCAG TTGTTTGTGGCAACATGTGCTCCAGCTCGAGATACCAGTGCAGGCTATGTTGCTTGGGGACACTCCACTCTTGTTGGACCT TTTGGGGAGGTGATTGCGACAACTGAGCATGAGGAGGCAACTATAATAGCAGAAATTGATTACTCATTGATAGAACAGAGGAG GCAATTTCTTCCTCTGCAATCTCAAAGACGTGGAGATCTTTATCAGTTGGTAGATGTCCAGATGCTGGGTTCTCAGTAG
- the LOC133911711 gene encoding uncharacterized protein LOC133911711: protein MSFSAVDMEEEGGAAAASAAAEGIRRLPAEVNWEMLDKSRFFVLGAALFSGVSAALYPAVVIKTHLQVAPPPQAATATAAAILRRDGLRGFYRGFGASLAGTVPARALYMAALEATKSSVGPAAVRLGVSEPAASAAASAAAGVSAAVAAQVVWTPVDVISQRLMVQTSTTCRYRGGADAFKKILLADGVRGLYRGFGLSILTYAPSNAVWWSSYAMAQRFLWRVVGADRSESYTSLMAVQGASAAVAGAAAAVVTMPLDTIKTRLQVMEADAARPTLASTVRGLLKEGGWAACYRGLGPRWGSMSLSAATMVTTYEFLKRLSAKEGSFD, encoded by the coding sequence GCGGCTACCGGCTGAGGTGAACTGGGAGATGCTTGACAAGTCGCGGTTCTTCGTCCTCGGCGCGGCGCTCTTCTCGGGCGTATCCGCGGCGCTGTACCCGGCCGTCGTGATCAAGACACACCTTCaggtggcgccgccgccgcaggcggCCACCGCGACTGCCGCCGCCATCCTCCGGCGGGACGGCCTGAGAGGGTTCTACCGCGGGTTCGGCGCGTCGCTGGCCGGCACGGTGCCCGCGCGCGCGCTCTACATGGCCGCGCTCGAGGCCACCAAGAGCTCGGTCGGACCAGCCGCCGTCCGGCTCGGCGTCTCCGAGCCCGCCGCGTCGGCAGCCGCCTCCGCGGCAGCGGGCGTCTCCGCCGCTGTCGCCGCGCAGGTCGTCTGGACCCCCGTCGACGTTATAAGCCAGCGGCTCATGGTCCAGACCTCAACCACCTGCCGCTACCGCGGCGGCGCGGACGCCTTCAAGAAGATCCTCCTCGCCGACGGCGTTCGCGGCCTGTACCGTGGCTTCGGCCTCTCCATCCTCACCTACGCGCCGTCCAACGCCGTGTGGTGGTCGTCCTACGCCATGGCACAGCGCTTCCTCTGGCGCGTGGTCGGCGCCGACCGCTCCGAGAGCTACACGTCCCTGATGGCCGTGCAGGGCGCGAGCGCCGCGGTGgccggcgccgcggccgcggtGGTGACCATGCCGCTGGACACCATCAAGACGCGCCTCCAGGTGATGGAAGCCGACGCCGCGCGCCCCACGCTGGCGAGCACGGTGCGGGGGCTGCTCAAGGAAGGCGGGTGGGCGGCGTGCTACCGCGGGCTCGGGCCGAGGTGGGGTTCCATGTCGCTGTCCGCGGCCACCATGGTCACCACCTACGAGTTCCTGAAGCGGCTCTCGGCCAAGGAGGGCTCCTTCGATTAG